Below is a genomic region from Nitrospira sp..
CCCCGAGAGCGCTCCGGGCTTCCTCCACTTTGTTGCGATAGGCCCCGGTGCTCAACGACGATTGCTGCGGCGCCATGCAGAGGCCGATGACGCGCTCCGGCTCATCGCGCAACAACTCCGCATAGGTCTCTCGAATGAACGGGTGCCAGTGACGCAGCCCGACGTATACGCGATAGCGTCCGCGCGACTCGTTCAGCCGCCGTTCGAGGCGGGCCGCCACCGCCTGCGTGATGCCGACCGCGGGAGACTTGCCGCCGGTGGCACGATATCGCCTGCGGATTTCTTCGACCAGATCCGGCGGCGTCGGGCGCCCGCCGCGCACGTCGAGCAAAAACGGCTCCACGTTTTCCAACTTATCGGGCCCTCCCATCGCCATCAACAACACGGCGATAGGACGTTGCGCGCCGGTCACGATCCCCTCTTTGTCCCGTCCGCCGTCCACCCCGAAAGGGCCGCTCCGGCCCTACCTCATGCTCAGCTTGTGAACCATGCTGACGGCGGCTTCGACGTGCTCGACGGGCGTCGTCGGCAGGATGCCGTGGCCCAGATTGAAAATATGACCGTTCCGCCCCCCCGCACGACGCAGGATATCCTCCACCCGCCGCTCGATCTCGCCGAGCGGACCGTACAAGGCGACAGGGTCCAGATTCCCCTGCACGGCCCGGTCATGGCCGATCATGGACCAGGCCTCATCCAGCGGCACGCGCCAATCGACGCCGATGACGTCTCCGCCCGCTTCCCGCATGTGCTTTAAAATGGCGGTCGTTCCCGTGCCGAAATGGATCAAGGGGACCTGTTCACGCTTCAGTCCTTCGAAGATGAGTTGCACGTGGGGGAGCACATACTCCGTGTAGTCACCGGCCGACAGGCAGCCCACCCAGCTGTCGAACAACTGGACCGCCTGGGCCCCCGCTCGGATCTGACGGCGGAGATAGCCCACGACCACGCGCGCCAGCTTGTCCATCAGCCTGTGCCAAAGATCCGGCTCCCGATACATGATCGACTTCGTCAGGACGTAGTTGCGCGATCCCCCACCCTCGATGGCATAGCTCGCCAGGGTGAACGGGGCTCCCGCAAAGCCGATCAGCGGCACCCTGCCCCGCAACGCCCGGCGTGCCTGCCGAATGGCTTCGGCCACGTATTCCAACTCTTCGCCCTCGATGACCCGCAGGCGCTCGACATCCGCTCGTTCTCGCACCGGGTTATGGATGATTGGGCCTTCCCCTTCGGCAAATTCCAGATGCAGCCCCATCGCTTCGAGCGGCAGTAGGATGTCGGCGAAGATGATTGCGGCGTCGAGAGGAAAGCGTTCGATCGGTTGCAGCGTCACTTGCGCCGCCAGTTCGGGGATCTTGCATAGCTCGAGCATGGAATGCTTCGCCCGAAGCGAGCGATATTCGGCCATGTAGCGGCCCGCTTGCCGCATGAACCAGACGGGGGTGCAATCGACCGGCTCACGTCGACAGGCTTTGAGAAATCGATCGTTCATCACCGTGCGGCATTCTAGGAGGGGCCTGCGGAACGTGTCAAATGGCATCGCGCCGACCCGGACACTGGCCGCCACGCTCCATCCCGACAGCCGGCCCACGGTAAGCGTCGAAGGTTCGGCGGATTAGTGGACAGGAAATCCCGTTCAAGTAGAATGACTTGCATGTGGGTGTGGAAGCATGAATTGCCTGGTACCATTTGCACTCCATTACATGTATAATGTGCTCCCGTCATCGACAGGGTTCGAGAAAGCGGTACGTGAAGCTTCCTCGTGACCCGGCTTCTGCGGCCTGCCTTGTGATTCGCCAACAGCTGCCGCGGTTCCATTGAGCCATACGAGATGTCGTGTGTGTCCGGCGGATGCTCTGTCGGACTTAGCTGGAGGTACCCGAATGTCCGACGTTCGCATCTTGCGCCCGACCAAGGCCCAGCTCCTCTGGTTCACGTTTCTCCGCTGGTTCGACTCGTGGGCCGGACTTGAGTATATGAAGACGGACGGGACCCCGAAGATGGACTGGTTCCGTTGCATCCCTCTCATTGCCGTCCACCTGATGTGCCTGGGTGTGATCTGGGTGGGAGTCAGCTGGATCGCCGTGGCGGTCGCCGCCGCCTTTTATGTCGTTCGGATGTTCGCGATC
It encodes:
- the hemE gene encoding uroporphyrinogen decarboxylase: MNDRFLKACRREPVDCTPVWFMRQAGRYMAEYRSLRAKHSMLELCKIPELAAQVTLQPIERFPLDAAIIFADILLPLEAMGLHLEFAEGEGPIIHNPVRERADVERLRVIEGEELEYVAEAIRQARRALRGRVPLIGFAGAPFTLASYAIEGGGSRNYVLTKSIMYREPDLWHRLMDKLARVVVGYLRRQIRAGAQAVQLFDSWVGCLSAGDYTEYVLPHVQLIFEGLKREQVPLIHFGTGTTAILKHMREAGGDVIGVDWRVPLDEAWSMIGHDRAVQGNLDPVALYGPLGEIERRVEDILRRAGGRNGHIFNLGHGILPTTPVEHVEAAVSMVHKLSMR